In one window of Ovis aries strain OAR_USU_Benz2616 breed Rambouillet chromosome 3, ARS-UI_Ramb_v3.0, whole genome shotgun sequence DNA:
- the LOC132659534 gene encoding uncharacterized protein LOC132659534: MSGTPKISLHLRGAAPKLAHVGAYPQAPKLAARRATSPGAHPSSPAPHQEDAALWGAGEREHEKEENIQQNHANAPPTWVQHTLEIEDDQDKGSQASGQHHPANSVHPHHFQQRRLHGFVLATGTRVSGRRSRSAGAGTPRRGAEPGRRRTGLGKDRWEDRGWLRGCSRSPQPRAGVWKAPELLWKCGDAWTRRLRAVAPPAAPPRLSAAAASAPAGGRRCLLTGRATGVRAVMLMVVPPPPPLPLRWPLWLSDRPPPSSPKATSLRSNDLYISGLGFTKSNSQPRARGGRLRRAGRRAGPERRGGASRSPRPYPGFGRVQLFPGECAPRSAGSQRPSVPGPAGRRLELVCQRFHDKTRRKNIRIKSPRCRHPLLPACEEGSGGIPVPHAKREGVRRFVLISKPWARWPPGKLQAYLL, encoded by the exons ATGTCGGGCACCCCCAAAATCTCCCTCCACCTGCGCGGCGCGGCGCCGAAACTCGCACACGTGGGAGCCTACCCTCAGGCTCCCAAGCTCGCGGCCAGACGAGCAACCTCGCCCGGCGCTCACCCTTCGTCCCCGGCCCCCCACCAGGAAGACGCAGCTCTCTGGGGAGCGGG GGAGCGAGAGCacgagaaagaagaaaatatccaaCAAAACCACGCTAACGCGCCCCCTACCTGGGTGCAACATACTTTGGAAATAGAAGATGACCAGGATAAAGGATCCCAAGCAAGTGGCCAGCACCATCCGGCAAATTCTGTTCATCCTCATCACTTCCAACAGCGCCGGCTTCATGGCTTTGTCCTGGCTACGGGAACCCGGGTGTCCGGGAGGCGCTCCCGGAGCGCAGGAGCGGGGACCCCGCGGCGCGGAGCGGAGCCCGGGAGGCGCAGGACAGGGCTGGGCAAGGATCGCTGGGAGGATAGGGGTTGGCTTCGCGGCTGCTCTCGGAGCCCCCAGCCCCGGGCAGGGGTGTGGAAGGCGCCGGAGTTGCTCTGGAAGTGCGGAGATGCGTGGACCCGCCGGCTGCGCGCCGTTGCTCCTCCCGCGGCTCCTCCTCGCctctccgccgccgccgcctccgctcCCGCCGGCGGCCGCCGCTGCCTCCTCACGGGCCGGGCGACTGGGGTGCGAgcggtgatgctgatggtggtgccgccgccgccgccgctgccgctgcGCTGGCCGCTGTGGCTGTCGGAccggccccctccctcctctccaaaGGCTACTTCATTGCGCTCCAATGATCTATATATTTCGGGGCTGGGTTTTACCAAAAGCAACTCGCAGCCCCGGGCGAGGGGAGGGCGCCTGCGGAGAGCCGGGCGGAGGGCGGGACCGGAGCGTCGGGGCGGAGCGTCTCGCTCCCCCCGCCCCTACCCGGGATTTGGTCGCGTCCAGCTGTTTCCCGGGGAGTGCGCGCCGCGCTCCGCAGGGTCCCAAAGGCCCTCAGTCCCGGGTCCGGCCGGCCGCCGTCTGGAGCTTGTGTGTCAGCGTTTCCATGACAAAACCCGGAGGAAAAACATACGAATAAAATCGCCTCGGTGCCGCCACCCCCTCCTGCCGGCGTGTGAAGAGGGAAGTGGCGGGATTCCGGTCCCGCACGCGAAGCGCGAAGGGGTCCGGCGGTTTGTGCTGATTTCAAAGCCCTGGGCAAG GTGGCCACCAGGTAAGCTCCAGGCTTACCTCCTTTAG